The Humulus lupulus chromosome 3, drHumLupu1.1, whole genome shotgun sequence genome window below encodes:
- the LOC133821765 gene encoding exopolygalacturonase clone GBGA483-like, which yields MRVFGCLRTTIEHIQITAPATSPNTDGIHIGSSTSIKIFDSLIATGDDCVSIGPGTENLEVSGVTCGPGHGISIGSLGKYANEADVKNLVIQNCNLTGTDNGVRIKTWAPSPPSIVYNVTFENISMKDVDNPIIIDQQYCPSGNCGTQASSQVQITDVKLKNIFGTSKNKVAVNLNCSPSKPCQKIELTDIDLIYNGQDGAATSSCSNARGIARGRQEPPSCL from the exons ATGAGGGTTTTTGGGTGCCTTCGCACAACCATTGAACACATTCAAATAACAGCTCCAGCCACAAGCCCCAACACTGATGGAATCCACATTGGTTCATCCACCAGCATCAAGATCTTCGACTCCTTGATAGCCACCGGCGACGATTGTGTCTCGATCGGTCCAGGGACGGAGAACCTAGAAGTGAGTGGCGTGACATGTGGTCCTGGCCATGGAATCAGCATCGGAAGCCTTGGAAAATATGCTAATGAAGCTGATGTTAAAAATTTGGTCATACAAAATTGTAATTTGACTGGTACTGACAATGGAGTGAGGATCAAAACTTGGGCTCCTTCTCCTCCAAGTATTGTTTATAATGTCACCTTTGAGAATATCAGCATGAAAGATGTCGACAATCCTATTATTATCGACCAGCAATATTGTCCATCTGGAAATTGTGGTACTCAG GCTTCGTCCCAAGTTCAAATAACGGATGTaaagttgaaaaatatttttggCACTTCCAAAAACAAAGTTGCAGTAAATCTGAATTGCAGCCCTAGTAAACCTTGCCAAAAGATCGAATTAACAGACATAGATCTGATTTATAATGGCCAAGATGGAGCAGCTACTTCTTCGTGTTCTAATGCCCGTGGAATTGCTAGAGGCCGTCAAGAACCTCCCTCTTGCTTATAG
- the LOC133821958 gene encoding tetraketide alpha-pyrone reductase 2-like, translating into MPEYCVTGGTGFIAAYLVKTLLEKGHTVRTTVRDPGDESKVGYLRELSGAKERLKIFKADLMVEGSFDEAIHGVDGVYHTASPVLVPCDDNIQSSLVDPCIKGTRNVLSSCAKASSVKRIVLTSSCSSIRYRYDVQQISPLNESHWSDPEYCKNYNLWYAFAKTTAEKDAWKFSEETGKDLVVVNPSFVVGPLLAPQPTSTLFLILAVVRGERGEYPNTTVGFVHIDDVVAAHIMAMEDSRASGRLICSNSVAHWSQIIEMLRAKYPSYPFENKCSGQEGDSNPHSMDTGKITQLGFPGFKTLEQMFDDCIKSFQDKGFL; encoded by the exons ATGCCAGAATACTGTGTAACAGGAGGAACAGGCTTCATTGCCGCTTACCTTGTCAAAACCTTATTAGAGAAAGGTCACACCGTCAGGACTACTGTTCGAGATCCtg GAGATGAAAGCAAGGTGGGATATTTGAGGGAGTTGAGTGGAGCAAAGGAGAGGCTTAAGATTTTCAAGGCCGATCTAATGGTGGAAGGGAGCTTTGACGAGGCCATACATGGCGTCGATGGTGTCTACCACACAGCCTCGCCTGTGCTCGTTCCCTGCGATGACAATATTCAG TCAAGTTTGGTCGATCCATGTATAAAAGGGACTAGGAATGTACTAAGCTCGTGTGCAAAAGCTAGTAGTGTGAAACGTATTGTGCTCACGTCTTCGTGCTCTTCGATAAGATACCGATATGATGTCCAACAAATCTCGCCTCTCAACGAGTCCCATTGGAGTGACCCTGAATATTGCAAGAACTACAAT CTCTGGTATGCATTTGCCAAGACTACAGCAGAGAAAGATGCCTGGAAATTTTCCGAGGAGACTGGGAAAGATCTGGTTGTGGTGAACCCTTCTTTCGTAGTTGGTCCCCTCCTAGCACCACAACCCACCAGTACTTTGTTTCTGATCCTCGCTGTAGTCAGAG GTGAAAGAGGTGAGTACCCAAATACAACAGTTGGATTTGTACACATAGACGATGTGGTGGCTGCTCACATTATGGCAATGGAGGATAGTAGGGCATCAGGCAGGCTTATCTGCTCAAACTCAGTAGCTCACTGGTCTCAGATCATTGAGATGCTCAGAGCCAAATATCCATCCTACCCTTTTGAAAACAA GTGTAGTGGCCAGGAAGGAGACAGCAATCCACATAGCATGGACACTGGTAAAATCACTCAACTGGGTTTTCCTGGTTTTAAAACACTTGAACAAATGTTTGATGACTGCATCAAAAGCTTCCAAGACAAGGGTTTTCTTTGA
- the LOC133821764 gene encoding uncharacterized protein LOC133821764, translated as MGNFAQFNREASQNSGRHDGSDLKVGQHFVSKDDLSYYLSIIAINGRFEMRTTKSTKSVKEVRCISENYSWRVRATKMKDSHFFVIRQYYSLHSCSLMNRNANHRQASSCVISSRVQGHFKNSKDPLNPRSLAGFMREEMKVQVRFWKAWKGKQWAQNLIRGTAKENFSLLPSYCHMLKRANPSTVTHIELDSENKFKYFLMALGVAIRGFTYMRKVIGIDAALIKTKHKGVLLVATTQDSEYHTYPIAWGLVDSENNASWTWFLEKLKELIPDSLDLCFISDRHQSIKHAVRHVYVMASHGACYWHVKQNIKHCFKSAAVTKLYKRAAIAYRIEEFNKHFDQLRKIYPCVAKYLENDVKFRKWSRAHFGGNRYEVMTTNIVESVNNLMRKAREYSIISMTDFIISTMGQWFLERRREAYVVTTPLTPRREEILRKRWDEVGSLITLQLNENEYNVMCGELDSIVNLRSKSRTCKVFNIENLPCIHAIAAAGKAQAQNTGELIYSMCSKYYTSEYWLLAYAETIYPVLPNSQWTDIPEDVIAVQVISPPEDKTKGRPKINHIPSQGEVPKKKYNCGACGQSGHNSKKCPSRQVPSDVRSTTHV; from the coding sequence ATGGGAAATTTTGCACAATTTAATAGAGAAGCAAGTCAAAATAGTGGCAGACATGATGGATCTGATTTAAAAGTGGGTCAACACTTTGTGAGTAAGGATGATTTGAGTTATTATCTTAGCATCATCGCCATTAATGGGAGATTTGAAATGCGAACAACCAAATCAACCAAGTCTGTAAAGGAGGTTCGTTGTATTAGTGAAAATTACTCATGGAGAGTCCGTGCTACAAAGATGAAAGATTCACATTTCTTTGTCATTCGACAATACTATAGTCTTCACAGTTGCTCATTAATGAACCGAAATGCCAATCATAGACAAGCATCTAGTTGTGTTATTAGTTCTCGTGTACAGGGACACTTTAAGAATAGTAAAGACCCACTCAACCCAAGAAGCCTCGCAGGATTCATGCGTGAGGAAATGAAAGTTCAAGTCAGATTTTGGAAAGCTTGGAAAGGAAAACAGTGGGCTCAAAATTTGATTAGAGGAACGGCCAAAGAAAATTTTTCCTTGCTCCCTTCGTATTGTCACATGTTGAAGCGGGCAAATCCAAGTACAGTTACCCACATTGAACTTGATTCAGAAAATAAGTTCAAGTACTTTTTAATGGCTTTAGGTGTGGCCATAAGAGGGTTCACTTACATGAGGAAAGTAATTGGTATTGATGCGGCTTTGATCAAAACTAAGCATAAGGGTGTGTTATTAGTAGCAACTACACAAGATAGTGAATATCATACTTACCCCATTGCATGGGGTTTGGTTGACAGTGAGAATAACGCTTCATGGACATGGTTCTTAGAGAAGTTGAAGGAGTTGATACCTGATAGCTTAGACTTATGTTTTATTTCTGATAGACATCAAAGTATCAAACATGCAGTTCGTCATGTTTATGTTATGGCTTCTCATGGGGCATGTTATTGGCATGTAAAACAGAATATAAAACACTGTTTCAAAAGTGCTGCAGTGACTAAATTGTATAAGAGAGCTGCAATAGCGTACCGTATCGAAGAGTTTAATAAACACTTCGACCAACTTCGCAAAATATATCCATGTGTCGCTAAGTATCTTGAGAATGATGTCAAGTTTAGAAAGTGGTCTAGAGCACATTTTGGTGGTAATCGATATGAAGTCATGACCACTAACATAGTTGAGTCAGTGAACAATTTGATGCGAAAGGCAAGAGAGTACTCTATTATTTCTATGACCGATTTTATCATAAGCACGATGGGACAATGGTTCCTGGAACGTCGACGGGAAGCATATGTAGTGACAACTCCATTGACACCGAGGAGGGAAGAAATATTACGTAAAAGATGGGATGAAGTCGGTTCATTGATAACTCTCCAGTTAAATGAGAATGAGTACAATGTGATGTGTGGAGAACTCGATTCAATAGTAAATTTAAGGTCAAAGAGTCGCACGTGCAAAGTTTTCAATATTGAGAACCTTCCATGTATCCATGCAATAGCAGCAGCAGGAAAGGCACAAGCCCAAAATACTGGGGAActcatatattctatgtgttcaAAATACTACACGTCAGAATATTGGTTATTAGCATATGCTGAAACTATTTATCCTGTTCTTCCAAACTCACAATGGACCGACATTCCTGAAGATGTTATTGCAGTACAAGTGATATCACCTCCTGAAGACAAGACTAAAGGAAGACCAAAAATCAATCACATACCTTCCCAAGGTGAAGTCCCTAAGAAAAAATATAATTGTGGAGCATGTGGACAATCAGGACATAATTCAAAAAAATGTCCTAGTCGACAAGTGCCATCAGATGTTAGAAGCACAACTCAtgtgtga